Proteins from a genomic interval of Blastocatellia bacterium:
- a CDS encoding alpha/beta hydrolase produces the protein MPYLRVEDGDLYFQCTGQGPPIVFVNDWALSQNYWQPIVQRLSSTYTCVTYDARGFGQSRSFLPAASYTIDHHADDLHRLLVSLRLGLVHLVAHGLGVLASGLSVDRHPQDVQTLSLVAAEAELASDHVLQRRLKYVQALLVLKRMATLPLVRHVVLQRYGLGRLSPAARKMLLRDFSQLDARSAWPMIGSALDEQTFQEAIAGIAEVSVPVLIVAGGQDALAPVDHAQKIFARIQRGRLVTMHACGHFPMLEAPEKFVDVLRHFFEAVGPTASKP, from the coding sequence ATGCCGTATCTCAGAGTCGAAGACGGCGATTTGTATTTTCAGTGCACAGGACAGGGGCCGCCCATTGTCTTTGTCAACGATTGGGCGCTTTCACAAAACTACTGGCAACCGATCGTACAGCGATTAAGTTCCACTTACACCTGTGTCACCTACGACGCGCGTGGTTTCGGTCAAAGCCGTTCGTTTTTGCCAGCCGCTTCGTATACGATTGATCATCATGCCGACGATTTACACCGCCTGCTCGTTTCGTTGCGGCTGGGACTCGTTCATCTAGTTGCGCACGGATTGGGCGTCCTGGCATCTGGCTTATCGGTAGACCGTCATCCTCAGGATGTGCAAACACTATCGCTCGTGGCAGCCGAAGCTGAGTTAGCCTCAGATCACGTGTTGCAACGACGGCTGAAATATGTCCAAGCCTTGCTCGTACTCAAGCGTATGGCCACGCTCCCGCTCGTTCGCCATGTGGTCTTGCAACGTTACGGGCTTGGCCGGCTCTCGCCGGCGGCCAGAAAAATGCTGCTGCGCGATTTCAGCCAACTTGATGCTCGCTCGGCCTGGCCTATGATCGGCTCAGCACTGGATGAGCAAACGTTTCAGGAGGCTATCGCCGGCATTGCTGAAGTCAGTGTGCCCGTGCTCATTGTAGCCGGTGGACAAGATGCGCTTGCGCCGGTGGATCATGCGCAAAAGATTTTTGCTCGCATTCAGCGGGGACGGCTCGTGACGATGCATGCTTGTGGCCACTTTCCCATGCTCGAAGCGCCGGAGAAATTTGTTGATGTGTTGCGCCACTTCTTCGAAGCAGTTGGGCCCACTGCCAGTAAGCCGTT
- a CDS encoding glutaredoxin family protein — protein sequence MSKAERVSVKIYSRAGCHLCDVAERAIRRSACSDEIELQVINIDDDPELKERYTNDVPVILVNDEEVARHRLSADEFCRHVRRWKKS from the coding sequence ATGAGCAAAGCAGAACGAGTTTCGGTCAAGATTTATTCGCGCGCCGGCTGCCATTTGTGCGACGTGGCTGAGAGAGCGATTCGTCGCTCAGCGTGCAGCGATGAAATTGAGCTGCAGGTCATCAACATTGACGACGACCCAGAACTGAAAGAGCGCTATACCAATGACGTTCCCGTCATCTTGGTGAATGATGAGGAGGTCGCTCGACATCGGCTCTCCGCCGATGAGTTCTGTCGTCATGTGCGCCGATGGAAAAAATCCTGA
- a CDS encoding M28 family peptidase, with amino-acid sequence MGWTRKRLANLVWMLLVVTLSGAVGACAGKPAATAQKAESARTNASEFDADRAFAHVQQMVSWGPRPVGSEAHQKTQAYIIEQLRQYKIEVEEDRFIGQTPKGNWPMMNIIGKLKGRTKEVILIGSHYDTKLFTDIRFVGANDGGSSTGAVLEIARVLSQRPEPERPHVWFVFFDGEEAVVEWSPTDSRYGSRHLVERWEKDGTLRQIRALILLDMIGDKDLAIQRDGYSTRSLVDVIWQTARELGYGQHFTSDLGFIDDDHVPFLQKGVPAVDLIDFNYGLLNRYWHTEHDTLDKLSPQSLKIVGDVVIRALPTIEAMPMRTQ; translated from the coding sequence ATGGGATGGACGAGAAAGCGGCTGGCGAACCTCGTTTGGATGCTCTTGGTGGTTACTCTCTCAGGTGCCGTCGGCGCCTGTGCAGGCAAGCCGGCAGCCACTGCTCAGAAAGCGGAGTCAGCAAGAACGAACGCCAGTGAGTTTGACGCAGACAGAGCGTTTGCGCACGTTCAGCAAATGGTGAGCTGGGGACCGCGACCGGTCGGCAGCGAGGCGCATCAAAAGACGCAGGCTTATATCATCGAGCAGCTCCGCCAATACAAGATCGAAGTTGAAGAAGACCGCTTCATCGGGCAGACGCCCAAAGGAAATTGGCCGATGATGAATATCATCGGCAAGCTCAAGGGCCGGACGAAAGAGGTCATCTTGATTGGCAGTCATTATGACACGAAGCTGTTCACGGACATTCGATTCGTCGGCGCTAATGATGGTGGATCGAGCACCGGCGCCGTATTGGAAATCGCGCGGGTATTGTCTCAACGACCGGAGCCGGAGCGGCCGCATGTCTGGTTTGTCTTCTTCGATGGCGAGGAGGCCGTTGTTGAGTGGAGCCCGACGGATTCGCGGTATGGCAGCCGGCATCTCGTCGAACGGTGGGAAAAAGATGGCACGCTCCGGCAGATTCGCGCGCTGATTCTGTTGGACATGATCGGGGACAAGGATTTGGCAATTCAACGCGACGGTTACTCAACCCGCTCATTGGTGGACGTCATCTGGCAGACGGCACGCGAGCTTGGGTATGGTCAGCATTTCACATCTGATCTCGGTTTCATTGATGATGATCACGTGCCGTTTTTGCAGAAAGGCGTGCCGGCTGTGGACCTGATTGATTTCAACTATGGTTTGCTCAATCGCTACTGGCATACCGAACATGACACGCTCGATAAACTCTCACCCCAAAGTTTGAAGATCGTAGGCGATGTCGTGATTCGCGCATTGCCAACGATTGAAGCCATGCCGATGCGTACTCAGTAA
- a CDS encoding trypsin-like peptidase domain-containing protein, with product MNKYCLMWLLGTLLSVAVGPSAWAQTARKSSFTPPADIASIVEQVNPAVVNIEIAGGPGSMQQGSGFIIDGRGLIVTNYHVIAEAIKSGRPISVSLPDGQVVPASVRGTDEPTDIALLEVEVKGDPLPTVKLGDSDQLRIGDWVLAIGSPWGFDHTVTLGIISAKGRQLPGSLFNDFLQTDAAINPGNSGGPLVNERGEVIGISSYAATIGTGLAFAIPINTLKDILPQLREKGRVTRGSFAVRVVDTTPYIRKRFNLPRDGGVLVTSVKIGSSAARARLRREDIITKVNGVAITSASQFYRFIASQKEGTEIEITIFRDGREYVVRGVIEAASPTKPESSS from the coding sequence ATGAATAAGTATTGTTTGATGTGGTTGCTCGGAACGTTGTTGAGCGTTGCCGTTGGCCCATCAGCGTGGGCACAGACGGCTCGGAAATCTTCATTCACACCGCCGGCTGATATTGCCAGCATCGTTGAGCAGGTCAATCCGGCAGTCGTCAATATCGAAATTGCTGGTGGACCAGGTAGCATGCAGCAAGGCAGCGGCTTCATTATTGATGGGCGCGGCCTGATTGTCACCAATTATCATGTCATTGCTGAAGCTATTAAATCCGGGCGTCCGATTTCCGTCTCGTTGCCCGATGGGCAGGTTGTCCCGGCCAGCGTCCGGGGGACCGATGAGCCAACTGATATTGCGCTGTTGGAAGTGGAGGTCAAAGGTGATCCGCTGCCGACGGTCAAGCTCGGTGATAGTGATCAGTTACGGATCGGCGACTGGGTATTGGCCATTGGCAGTCCGTGGGGCTTCGATCATACGGTCACGTTGGGCATCATCAGCGCCAAAGGACGCCAGTTGCCCGGCAGCCTGTTCAACGATTTCTTGCAAACTGATGCGGCCATCAATCCCGGTAACTCCGGCGGCCCGCTGGTCAATGAGCGTGGTGAAGTGATCGGCATCAGCAGCTATGCGGCGACGATCGGCACAGGATTGGCCTTCGCGATTCCCATCAACACGCTCAAAGACATCCTGCCCCAACTGCGCGAAAAAGGTCGCGTGACACGCGGATCGTTTGCCGTGCGCGTGGTTGACACCACGCCCTACATTCGCAAGCGATTCAACCTGCCTCGTGACGGAGGCGTGCTGGTCACCTCGGTCAAAATCGGCAGCTCAGCAGCGCGCGCACGCCTGCGACGGGAAGACATCATCACCAAGGTCAATGGTGTCGCCATCACCTCGGCCAGTCAGTTCTATCGCTTCATTGCAAGCCAAAAAGAGGGCACTGAGATTGAAATTACAATCTTCCGCGATGGCCGGGAATATGTCGTCAGGGGCGTCATTGAAGCTGCTTCGCCAACCAAACCTGAAAGTTCCTCGTGA
- a CDS encoding DUF3352 domain-containing protein — protein MISVAIGAMVAAFIWRAPRKPLSRFAPEQALAYVEIEDPNRLVRELSSAQGWQAVARQMGWPSSWNWLNALAAAFSDHSDWQWLLSARLALVITGLEIDSTTLTPHWCLMIEPDELSGELQQRIEEQTKSLANRVLGQWTERSAEHAGRIVHSYNGQEQDRRLVWCSFDDLVLAGNHPDSIRRILDTYDQKQPSLERNPTYQRLRAIDRGASPLFGYVSTHRIATASKQIPWLDRNQLMPERLARLFWQTFFSAFDISLSYRLQVQGGTVVERIHVLNTPGSPLASIVSDATAGTQIRALALIPADAHSLMIIRPADLEQRLQALDDALKQRLSAFSHLALRETLARLKLSLGLDRDDTIADAVGNEIAIVETARGDFLLIVQAKRKGKLAALVGKYLQRDGAALTTIPYRGVEIYRSSIEGSKACCFVDDLLVIGSFDSVKNAIDAHQNEGDSKSLSALKALIEQEAVGSFEISARLGRATEAMRLAALLHNLTGRTEESHHLIPMLRSLPPTIRTTRAWTDGVLIESKSALGELVFMLLAEALANVATQAG, from the coding sequence ATGATTAGTGTTGCCATCGGTGCCATGGTGGCGGCGTTCATCTGGCGCGCGCCGCGGAAGCCGCTGAGTCGGTTTGCGCCCGAGCAAGCGCTCGCTTATGTTGAAATCGAAGACCCCAACCGGCTCGTCCGCGAACTCTCCTCAGCGCAAGGCTGGCAAGCTGTGGCTCGACAGATGGGCTGGCCGTCATCGTGGAACTGGCTGAACGCGCTGGCTGCGGCCTTTTCTGACCACTCGGATTGGCAATGGCTCCTTTCAGCGAGGCTGGCGTTAGTCATCACCGGATTAGAGATTGATAGCACTACGCTAACACCGCATTGGTGCCTGATGATTGAACCGGACGAGCTATCGGGTGAACTTCAACAACGAATTGAGGAGCAAACAAAATCCTTGGCCAACCGCGTGCTGGGTCAATGGACAGAGCGATCTGCTGAGCATGCCGGACGAATCGTGCACAGTTACAACGGTCAGGAACAGGATCGCCGTCTGGTGTGGTGCTCTTTCGACGACCTCGTTTTGGCTGGCAATCATCCTGATTCAATTCGACGCATCCTTGACACATACGACCAGAAGCAGCCATCGCTTGAGCGAAACCCGACCTATCAACGCTTGCGAGCGATTGACCGAGGCGCATCACCGTTGTTCGGTTACGTCAGCACTCACCGAATCGCCACAGCGTCCAAGCAAATTCCTTGGCTTGACCGTAACCAACTGATGCCGGAACGACTCGCCCGCCTGTTTTGGCAAACGTTTTTCTCGGCATTCGACATTTCCCTCTCTTACCGCTTACAGGTACAAGGGGGAACCGTCGTCGAGCGAATCCATGTGTTAAACACGCCAGGCTCGCCACTGGCGTCCATTGTGTCAGACGCGACGGCAGGGACTCAGATTCGCGCCCTCGCCTTGATCCCAGCAGATGCACACAGTCTGATGATCATACGCCCGGCCGATCTTGAACAACGACTCCAGGCACTCGACGATGCGCTGAAGCAGCGGCTGTCAGCTTTCTCACATCTGGCGTTGCGAGAAACGCTCGCGCGGCTGAAACTTTCACTTGGACTTGATAGAGACGACACGATTGCCGACGCTGTTGGCAACGAAATTGCCATTGTGGAGACGGCTCGCGGTGATTTTCTTCTGATCGTGCAAGCTAAGCGGAAAGGAAAACTGGCCGCGTTGGTCGGCAAGTATTTGCAGCGCGACGGCGCCGCCTTGACGACGATTCCCTACCGCGGCGTTGAGATATACCGCTCGTCCATCGAAGGCAGCAAGGCTTGTTGCTTCGTGGACGACCTGCTTGTTATCGGCTCGTTCGATTCGGTGAAGAATGCAATTGACGCTCATCAGAACGAAGGCGACTCAAAATCACTTTCTGCGCTCAAAGCCCTGATCGAACAAGAAGCAGTGGGATCATTTGAGATTTCAGCGCGCCTGGGTCGTGCAACCGAGGCCATGCGGCTGGCCGCGTTGCTACACAACCTGACGGGACGAACAGAAGAATCACATCATCTCATCCCGATGCTACGTTCGTTGCCGCCGACGATCCGAACAACGCGGGCTTGGACAGACGGGGTGCTCATCGAATCCAAATCAGCGTTGGGCGAGTTGGTGTTCATGCTTCTTGCCGAGGCTCTTGCTAACGTGGCGACGCAGGCCGGTTGA
- a CDS encoding DUF4177 domain-containing protein codes for MVKWQYKTLDWGELRKLGAIVTGKDFIDENVDAGLNKLGEEGWELVNVYVDGYVVHRSQKSIDVVSISRYVKYTFKRPVQDA; via the coding sequence ATGGTCAAATGGCAATACAAGACGTTGGATTGGGGCGAACTGAGGAAATTAGGCGCGATTGTGACAGGGAAGGACTTCATTGACGAGAACGTAGACGCCGGATTGAACAAGCTAGGCGAAGAGGGCTGGGAATTAGTCAATGTCTATGTGGATGGCTATGTGGTGCACCGCTCGCAGAAATCTATTGATGTGGTCTCTATCAGTCGCTATGTGAAATACACATTCAAGCGCCCCGTACAGGACGCCTAA